A section of the Marmota flaviventris isolate mMarFla1 chromosome 19, mMarFla1.hap1, whole genome shotgun sequence genome encodes:
- the Tnfrsf12a gene encoding tumor necrosis factor receptor superfamily member 12A, translating into MALGSMRPMLRLLVLGLGLGLLRAATGEQAPGTAPCSSGSSWSADLDKCMDCASCPARPHSDFCLGCAAAPPAPFRLLWPILGGALSLALVLALLSAFLVWRRCRRREKFTTPIEETGGEGCPGVALIQ; encoded by the exons ATGGCTCTTGGCTCGATGCGCCCGATGCTGCGGCTCCTCGTGCTGGGGCTCGGGCTGGGGCTGCTACGCGCCGCAACCGGGGAGCAGGCACCAG gcaCCGCCCCCTGCTCTAGCGGCAGTTCCTGGAGCGCGGACCTGGACAAGTGCATGGACTGTGCGTCGTGTCCCGCGCGACCGCACAGTGACTTCTGCCTGGGCT GCGCTGCGGCACCTCCCGCCCCCTTCCGGCTGCTTTGGCCCATCCTGGGGGGTGCCCTGAGCCTGGCCCTGGTGCTGGCACTGCTTTCTGCCTTCCTGGTCTGGAGACGGTGCCGCAGGAGAGAGAAGTTTACCA CCCCCATAGAGGAGACTGGTGGAGAGGGCTGTCCAGGTGTGGCGCTGATCCAGTGA
- the Cldn6 gene encoding claudin-6 — protein sequence MASAGLQILGIVLALLGWVKALISCTLPLWKVTAFIGNSIVVAQVVWEGLWMSCVVQSTGQMQCKVYDSLLALPQDLQAARALCVITLLLALVGLLVYLAGAKCTTCVEDQDSKARLVLTSGIIFVISGVLTLIPVCWTAHTIIQDFYNPLVAEAQKRELGASLYLGWAACGLLMLGGGLLCCTCPSGEARSSSHYMARYSASAPHSPSRGPSEYPTKNYV from the coding sequence ATGGCCTCTGCTGGTCTGCAGATCCTGGGAATTGTCCTAGCTTTGCTGGGCTGGGTAAAGGCTCTGATTTCCTGCACCCTGCCCCTGTGGAAGGTGACCGCTTTCATCGGCAACAGCATCGTGGTGGCCCAGGTGGTGTGGGAGGGGCTGTGGATGTCCTGCGTGGTGCAGAGCACTGGCCAGATGCAGTGCAAGGTGTATGACTCGCTGCTGGCACTGCCCCAGGACCTGCAGGCTGCACGTGCCCTCTGTGTCATCACCCTCCTTTTGGCCCTGGTCGGCCTGCTGGTCTACCTTGCTGGGGCCAAGTGCACCACCTGTGTGGAGGACCAGGATTCCAAGGCCCGCCTGGTGCTCACTTCTGGGATCATCTTTGTCATCTCAGGGGTTCTAACCTTGATCCCAGTCTGCTGGACAGCCCACACCATCATCCAGGACTTCTACAACCCCCTGGTGGCTGAGGCCCAGAAGAGAGAGCTGGGGGCCTCCCTGTATTTGGGCTGGGCAGCCTGTGGCCTTCTGATGCTGGGTGGGGGACTGCTGTGCTGCACCTGCCCCTCTGGAGAGGCCCGGAGCTCCAGCCATTACATGGCCCGATATTCAGCATCTGCCCCGCATTCCCCCTCTCGGGGACCCTCTGAGTACCCCACCAAGAATTACGTTTGA
- the Cldn9 gene encoding claudin-9, which translates to MASTGLELLGMTLAVLGWLGTLVSCALPLWKVTAFIGNSIVVAQVVWEGLWMSCVVQSTGQMQCKVYDSLLALPQDLQAARALCVVALLLALLGLLVAITGAQCTTCVEDEGAKARIVLTAGVLLLLAGILVLIPVCWTAHAIIQDFYNPLVAEALKRELGASLYLGWAAAALLMLGGGLLCCTCPPPQFERPRGPRLGYSIPSRSGVSGLDKRDYV; encoded by the coding sequence ATGGCTTcaactggtcttgaactcctgggcatGACCCTGGCTGTGCTGGGATGGTTGGGGACCCTGGTTTCCTGCGCCCTGCCCCTGTGGAAAGTGACTGCTTTCATCGGCAACAGCATCGTGGTGGCCCAGGTGGTGTGGGAGGGGCTGTGGATGTCCTGCGTGGTGCAGAGCACTGGCCAGATGCAGTGCAAGGTGTATGACTCGCTGCTGGCACTGCCCCAGGACCTGCAGGCCGCGCGTGCCCTCTGTGTCGTAGCCCTCCTGCTGGCCCTGCTTGGCCTGCTGGTGGCCATCACTGGGGCCCAGTGTACTACGTGTGTGGAGGACGAAGGTGCCAAGGCCCGCATTGTGCTCACTGCTGGAGTCCTCCTGCTCCTCGCAGGCATCCTGGTGCTCATCCCGGTCTGCTGGACGGCCCACGCCATCATCCAGGATTTCTACAACCCCCTGGTGGCTGAGGCCCTCAAGCGGGAGCTGGGGGCTTCTCTCTACCTGGGCTGGGCTGCAGCTGCACTGCTCATGCTGGGTGGGGGGCTCCTCTGCTGcacatgccccccaccccagtttGAGCGGCCCCGTGGACCTAGGCTGGGCTACTCCATCCCTTCCCGCTCAGGCGTGTCGGGGCTGGACAAGAGGGACTACGTGTGA